From a region of the Myxococcus guangdongensis genome:
- a CDS encoding heavy metal translocating P-type ATPase translates to MSEQKKSGEPGEHVHGPGCEHDAGHGDAPSLAVGKPAAKPVFKSLKLVGTKDPGKHVHGPGCTHDHGSAHAPAHEHGPGCTHDHGHQHGAGSRHVDGPAHSHGDKHQHGPACDHDHAHGGSSHAHGDGHAHADGAACGHDHGDGHHHHHHPKPKKIRPPGYRAAEGGGVALQLDLEGALPGETNDHGRFQKLEEALEAHHGVLDVHIRRDQGYAEVCLHYNPKLVNSAALLATAQRTSAQVAKRYKDHTWFVRGMSSADSASAIEHGLTKVKGVLSANVAYASERLVVEYDSEEVSLRDIESRAKSLGYTLEVPSHGHACSHHAHGGGLAPLLEMPLVVASGVLLVAGWLLGRFAPVPEMVPTVLWALSILSGGFFAIRGSVKSLLQLRIDIETMMVVAALGAAVLGSWFEGAFLLFLFSAGHALEHRAMDRARRSIESLGALRPEVARVRRGAELVEVPVAQVQRGDRVVVRPGDRVPLDGIIREGKSSLEQAAITGESMPVAKVPGDEVFSGTVNCEALLEVEVTRLSSESVLARVVDMVAEAEAQKGPNQRFAQRLERTVAPLVMIGAVVFPVVLVLLGTPLKEAILRAVSLLVAASPCALAISTPSAVLSAVAAAARGGVLIKGGIYLELLGKVNAIAFDKTGTLTMGKPKLLSTAPVSGVTEEELLGTAAAVEALSAHPLAHAVVEAAASRDIKPPAGSDMEAIHGKGLRARIGTAWVDVGSLALFAGDAVPAEIQTLVDRLEEAGQTTMVVRKAERYMGVLGVADTVRAGARHVISTLKQQGISRTVMLSGDNATVAKSIAEQVGLDEARAPLMPADKVTAVRELGRTGSVAMVGDGVNDAPALAAASVGVAMGGAGSDAALETADVVLMSDDLSRLPFALSLARQATSVMKQNLVISLGISAVLIVASIFGLTSISSAVVLHEGSTLLVVANGLRLLAVRPKVLGSTPLPSMGIEPAPH, encoded by the coding sequence ATGTCCGAGCAGAAGAAGAGCGGTGAGCCAGGCGAGCACGTCCACGGTCCGGGCTGCGAGCACGACGCCGGACATGGCGACGCACCGTCCCTCGCGGTGGGCAAGCCCGCCGCGAAGCCCGTGTTCAAGTCACTGAAGCTCGTGGGGACGAAGGACCCCGGGAAGCACGTCCACGGCCCCGGGTGTACGCATGACCACGGGAGTGCACACGCTCCCGCCCATGAACATGGCCCGGGGTGCACGCATGACCATGGCCACCAGCATGGGGCAGGCAGCCGGCACGTCGACGGTCCTGCGCATTCTCACGGGGACAAGCATCAGCACGGCCCCGCCTGCGACCACGACCACGCTCACGGCGGAAGCAGCCACGCGCATGGCGATGGCCACGCACACGCGGACGGAGCCGCGTGCGGCCACGACCACGGTGACGGGCATCATCATCACCACCACCCGAAGCCGAAGAAGATCCGCCCTCCGGGCTATCGCGCGGCGGAGGGTGGCGGCGTCGCGCTCCAACTCGACCTGGAGGGAGCGCTGCCAGGAGAGACGAACGACCACGGTCGCTTCCAGAAGCTGGAAGAGGCACTGGAAGCCCACCACGGCGTCCTCGACGTGCACATCCGTCGCGACCAGGGCTACGCGGAGGTCTGTCTCCACTACAACCCGAAGTTGGTGAACTCGGCGGCGCTGCTCGCGACAGCGCAGCGCACGAGCGCGCAGGTGGCGAAGCGGTACAAGGACCACACCTGGTTCGTGCGAGGGATGAGTTCGGCGGACTCGGCTTCGGCCATCGAGCACGGACTCACGAAGGTGAAGGGCGTGCTGTCCGCAAACGTGGCGTACGCGAGCGAGCGGCTCGTCGTCGAGTACGACAGCGAAGAGGTCTCGCTGAGGGACATCGAGTCCCGCGCGAAGTCACTGGGATACACGCTGGAGGTCCCGAGCCACGGGCACGCGTGCTCGCACCACGCGCACGGAGGCGGACTCGCGCCACTCCTGGAGATGCCGCTGGTGGTGGCCTCGGGAGTGCTGCTGGTCGCGGGCTGGTTGCTCGGGCGCTTCGCCCCTGTGCCCGAGATGGTGCCGACGGTGCTGTGGGCACTGTCCATCCTGAGTGGCGGGTTCTTCGCCATCCGGGGCTCGGTGAAGTCGTTGCTCCAGCTGCGCATCGACATCGAGACGATGATGGTGGTGGCGGCGCTGGGAGCAGCGGTGCTGGGCTCCTGGTTCGAGGGAGCATTCCTCCTCTTCCTCTTCAGTGCGGGCCACGCACTGGAGCACAGAGCGATGGACCGGGCGCGACGCTCCATCGAGTCACTCGGAGCCCTGCGTCCCGAAGTGGCGCGAGTGCGCCGAGGCGCGGAGCTGGTCGAGGTCCCCGTGGCGCAGGTGCAGCGAGGGGACCGCGTCGTGGTGCGCCCGGGAGACCGCGTGCCGCTGGACGGCATCATTCGGGAAGGGAAGAGCTCACTGGAGCAGGCCGCCATCACAGGCGAGTCGATGCCGGTCGCCAAGGTGCCAGGGGACGAGGTGTTCTCGGGGACGGTGAACTGCGAGGCCTTGCTGGAAGTAGAGGTCACCCGGCTGTCGTCGGAGTCGGTGCTCGCAAGAGTGGTGGACATGGTGGCGGAGGCCGAGGCGCAGAAGGGGCCGAACCAGCGCTTCGCACAGCGACTGGAGCGCACCGTCGCGCCGCTGGTGATGATTGGCGCGGTGGTGTTCCCGGTGGTGCTGGTGTTGTTGGGCACGCCGCTGAAGGAAGCCATCCTCCGCGCGGTGTCCTTGCTGGTCGCCGCATCGCCGTGTGCGTTGGCCATCTCGACACCGTCGGCGGTGCTGTCCGCGGTGGCGGCAGCGGCGCGAGGCGGTGTGCTCATCAAGGGAGGCATCTACCTGGAGCTGCTCGGCAAGGTGAACGCCATCGCCTTCGACAAGACGGGCACGCTGACGATGGGCAAGCCGAAGTTGCTGAGCACGGCGCCGGTGTCCGGAGTGACGGAGGAGGAGTTGCTCGGCACGGCGGCAGCGGTGGAGGCCCTCTCAGCGCATCCCCTGGCGCACGCCGTGGTGGAAGCGGCGGCTTCACGAGACATCAAGCCACCGGCCGGAAGTGACATGGAGGCCATCCACGGCAAGGGCTTGCGAGCGCGGATTGGCACGGCTTGGGTGGACGTGGGCAGCCTCGCGCTCTTCGCGGGAGACGCCGTGCCGGCCGAAATCCAGACGCTGGTGGACCGGCTGGAGGAGGCAGGCCAGACGACGATGGTCGTGCGCAAGGCAGAACGCTACATGGGAGTGCTCGGGGTGGCAGACACAGTGCGAGCCGGAGCGCGGCACGTCATCTCCACCCTCAAGCAGCAGGGCATCAGCCGCACGGTGATGCTGTCGGGAGACAACGCGACGGTGGCGAAGTCCATCGCGGAGCAAGTGGGGCTCGACGAGGCGCGGGCGCCGCTGATGCCAGCTGACAAGGTGACAGCGGTCCGTGAACTCGGGCGCACAGGCTCCGTGGCGATGGTGGGCGACGGCGTCAACGACGCGCCCGCACTCGCCGCAGCATCGGTGGGCGTGGCGATGGGAGGAGCAGGCTCGGACGCAGCGCTGGAAACAGCGGACGTGGTGCTGATGAGCGACGACCTGTCCCGCCTGCCCTTCGCACTGAGCCTCGCCCGTCAGGCGACCTCGGTGATGAAGCAGAACTTGGTCATCTCGCTGGGCATCAGCGCGGTGCTCATCGTCGCATCCATCTTCGGACTGACGAGCATCAGTTCCGCCGTGGTGCTGCACGAAGGCAGCACCCTGCTCGTCGTGGCGAATGGCCTCAGGCTGCTCGCCGTTCGCCCCAAGGTCCTGGGCTCCACACCCCTGCCCTCGATGGGCATCGAACCAGCGCCCCATTAA
- a CDS encoding serine/threonine-protein kinase, which produces MSRPSDGDLSIDTVLRNTYKVISVLGRGGMGSVYLAQHLRLPGKQVAVKVLRGGDHLTPEIFARFRREAEIASRLGHPNIVEVLDYDTFDDDTPFLVLEFLRGESLQSRLERGRLPLSDVYSFTRQMGSALQAAHGAGIVHRDLKPANVFLVPTDSGGVVGERLKLLDFGISKVLDSGTVQTQEAMLIGTPQYMSPEQAQGRNSEIDARTDIFALGAIVYEMMTGTPAFGAGGIAQMIFRVVYEPPPPLAPLCPEAPPHAIAAVDKALAKRAGDRFQDVASFVEALTGSPLHTLSSATGSHAALPRPSGAPSGVALPSAGPPSLSNTLPPGSLQKGPDTGRLAFDDTLAPGSSGNQGAVQPVRGFASGGTGQMGVAQASSPAANFASGGTGQMGVAQASAPAAGFAAGGTGQMGVAQAQAAGPQVPLMDPPGLDPTLISQQAPSLPPPVAGQSLVAPVPMVPAVAPSTASPPPKSRAPLAAIAVAALVVVIAGGWWVTRPKEGTGPQPTPPVATGTQGALPTANTGAQGTTAPPANTGTQGTTPMPPANTGTVAQGTDTPTGTTGTTPTPVDPPPDDPTGVANKNPPPSTRPSNRPETPEKLSAELRQLLADAERALNGGDTAEAIRLARSSQRREPKVIPLASYSLLTRAFCRQGDLSNAKAQWPKVSRAEQARVRKFCMQHDIEL; this is translated from the coding sequence ATGAGCCGACCGTCCGACGGTGACCTGTCCATCGATACGGTCCTGCGCAACACCTACAAGGTCATCTCCGTCCTCGGACGCGGCGGCATGGGCTCCGTGTACCTGGCCCAACACCTGCGACTGCCCGGCAAGCAGGTCGCGGTGAAGGTGCTGCGCGGCGGAGACCACCTGACGCCGGAAATCTTCGCGCGCTTCCGCCGCGAGGCCGAAATCGCGTCCCGGCTGGGCCACCCCAACATCGTCGAGGTGCTCGACTACGACACCTTCGATGACGACACCCCGTTCCTGGTGTTGGAGTTCCTGCGCGGCGAGAGCCTCCAGTCCCGGCTGGAGCGAGGGCGGCTGCCGTTGTCGGACGTCTACTCCTTCACGCGGCAGATGGGCTCCGCGCTCCAGGCCGCGCACGGCGCGGGCATCGTCCACCGCGACCTGAAGCCCGCCAACGTCTTCCTGGTCCCCACCGACTCGGGCGGCGTGGTGGGCGAGCGGCTCAAGCTGCTCGACTTCGGCATCTCCAAGGTCCTCGACTCCGGCACCGTGCAGACGCAGGAGGCGATGCTCATCGGCACGCCGCAGTACATGTCGCCGGAGCAGGCCCAGGGTCGCAACAGCGAGATCGACGCGCGCACGGACATCTTCGCGCTCGGCGCCATCGTCTACGAGATGATGACGGGCACGCCCGCCTTCGGCGCGGGGGGCATCGCGCAGATGATCTTCCGCGTCGTCTACGAGCCGCCCCCGCCGCTCGCCCCGCTGTGCCCGGAGGCCCCGCCCCACGCCATCGCCGCGGTGGACAAGGCCCTGGCCAAGCGCGCCGGTGACCGCTTCCAGGACGTCGCGTCCTTCGTGGAGGCGCTCACCGGCAGCCCGCTGCACACGCTCTCCTCCGCCACCGGCTCGCACGCCGCGCTGCCCCGTCCCTCGGGCGCGCCCTCCGGCGTCGCGCTCCCCTCGGCGGGGCCGCCGTCGCTGTCCAACACCCTGCCGCCGGGCAGCCTCCAGAAGGGCCCCGACACCGGCCGCCTCGCCTTCGATGACACCCTGGCCCCGGGCTCCTCGGGGAACCAGGGCGCGGTGCAGCCCGTGCGCGGCTTCGCGTCCGGCGGCACCGGGCAGATGGGCGTTGCGCAGGCGTCCTCGCCCGCCGCGAACTTCGCCAGCGGTGGCACCGGGCAGATGGGCGTCGCCCAGGCCTCCGCGCCCGCAGCCGGCTTCGCGGCCGGTGGCACCGGTCAGATGGGCGTCGCCCAGGCGCAGGCCGCCGGGCCCCAGGTTCCGCTGATGGACCCGCCCGGCCTGGACCCCACGCTCATCTCCCAGCAGGCCCCGTCGCTCCCGCCGCCCGTCGCGGGTCAGAGCCTGGTCGCCCCCGTGCCCATGGTCCCCGCGGTGGCCCCGAGCACCGCGAGCCCGCCCCCCAAGAGCCGCGCGCCCCTGGCGGCCATCGCCGTGGCGGCGCTCGTCGTCGTCATCGCGGGCGGCTGGTGGGTGACCCGCCCCAAGGAGGGCACCGGCCCGCAGCCCACGCCGCCCGTCGCCACGGGAACGCAGGGGGCCCTTCCCACCGCGAATACAGGCGCGCAGGGCACCACGGCGCCGCCCGCGAACACGGGCACGCAGGGCACCACCCCGATGCCTCCAGCCAACACCGGCACCGTAGCCCAGGGCACTGACACGCCCACCGGGACGACCGGCACCACCCCCACGCCCGTGGACCCGCCTCCGGACGACCCGACGGGGGTGGCGAACAAGAATCCGCCCCCCTCCACACGTCCTTCCAACCGGCCCGAGACTCCCGAAAAGCTGTCCGCCGAGCTGCGGCAGCTTTTGGCGGACGCGGAGCGTGCTTTAAACGGGGGAGACACCGCGGAGGCCATCCGTCTGGCGCGAAGCAGCCAGCGGCGGGAACCCAAGGTCATCCCACTGGCGTCCTACTCGCTGCTCACCCGGGCCTTCTGCCGTCAAGGAGACCTCAGCAACGCCAAGGCCCAGTGGCCGAAGGTCTCCCGGGCGGAACAGGCCCGGGTCCGTAAGTTCTGCATGCAGCACGACATCGAGCTCTGA
- a CDS encoding vWA domain-containing protein: MAGHEVVVRPFSDVHRMGNKVVATLLHDPTVEGLDVALYMDGSASMEDEYGPRGVLAKLAPVKNLVEPQMRWMLEYLASKDRDGQVRVAYWATGDGSQLEEVGLLSAVQAKDFRFPGPRFYGKATVMLPVLRDFVAHMKQQVPQGARRGLAVIITDSQLSDGADVRAYATQVAKEIAAGRLPRMSFVFVGVGDQVDEEQMEEISHETYPGVGHLWCHRIADRMEEMAELVAVLVDETMTVAAGGTVYDEQGRTLKSYEGRLPAVLEFEVPAECKAFTLEVAGQRFTQPILEEHGDEEHHEEAAPEPVRAPEPAPRRKHGGHRH; the protein is encoded by the coding sequence ATGGCCGGGCACGAGGTGGTGGTGCGTCCGTTCTCGGACGTGCATCGGATGGGGAACAAGGTGGTGGCCACGCTGCTGCATGACCCCACGGTGGAGGGGTTGGACGTGGCCCTCTACATGGATGGCTCGGCGAGCATGGAGGACGAGTACGGCCCTCGGGGCGTGCTGGCGAAGCTGGCGCCGGTGAAGAACCTGGTCGAGCCGCAGATGCGGTGGATGCTCGAGTACCTGGCGAGCAAGGACCGGGACGGCCAGGTGCGCGTGGCGTACTGGGCCACGGGGGACGGCAGCCAGTTGGAGGAGGTGGGGCTGCTGTCGGCGGTGCAGGCGAAGGACTTCCGCTTCCCGGGGCCTCGCTTCTACGGCAAGGCGACGGTGATGCTGCCGGTGTTGCGCGACTTCGTGGCGCACATGAAGCAGCAGGTGCCGCAGGGCGCGCGGCGGGGGCTGGCGGTCATCATCACGGACTCGCAGCTGTCGGACGGAGCCGACGTGCGGGCGTATGCGACGCAGGTGGCGAAGGAGATCGCCGCGGGTCGCCTGCCGAGGATGAGCTTCGTCTTCGTCGGGGTGGGCGACCAGGTGGACGAGGAGCAGATGGAGGAGATCTCCCACGAGACATACCCAGGCGTGGGCCACCTGTGGTGTCACCGCATCGCGGACCGCATGGAGGAGATGGCGGAGCTGGTGGCGGTGCTGGTGGACGAGACGATGACAGTGGCCGCGGGCGGCACGGTGTACGACGAGCAGGGCCGCACGCTGAAGTCGTACGAGGGAAGGCTGCCGGCGGTGCTCGAGTTCGAGGTACCGGCGGAGTGCAAGGCGTTCACCCTGGAGGTCGCGGGGCAGCGCTTCACACAGCCGATTCTGGAGGAGCACGGGGACGAGGAGCACCACGAGGAGGCGGCGCCCGAGCCGGTGCGAGCGCCCGAGCCTGCTCCCCGACGCAAGCACGGTGGCCATCGTCACTAG
- a CDS encoding DUF4240 domain-containing protein codes for MREDEGSSWFWDIIRRANGQASALREILWEMDESDIARFHEEFVRTSSVLRGEPFDQMLGQEVSEDGLMDIAYWVVAQGRDFYTSVIEQPETIPRGVELGDPAVMHHVTVEVFDEKFGKELDFF; via the coding sequence GTGAGAGAGGATGAAGGTTCCTCATGGTTCTGGGACATCATCCGGCGCGCAAATGGTCAGGCGAGCGCGTTGCGAGAGATCCTCTGGGAGATGGATGAATCGGATATCGCTCGATTCCATGAAGAATTCGTCAGAACTTCCTCTGTGCTCCGCGGAGAGCCGTTCGACCAGATGTTGGGACAGGAGGTCTCAGAGGATGGCTTGATGGATATCGCGTACTGGGTGGTTGCCCAGGGGCGGGATTTCTATACGAGTGTCATCGAGCAGCCTGAGACGATTCCCCGAGGTGTCGAACTCGGTGACCCAGCGGTCATGCATCATGTGACCGTTGAGGTCTTCGACGAGAAGTTTGGCAAGGAGTTGGACTTCTTCTGA
- a CDS encoding GNAT family N-acetyltransferase, whose protein sequence is MTKVAPPQLLEVRVRRIHRRDLNRTWEFLKLVFRDVNRETVEYQRPRSKRRFMEVYTSEWIEQLLYEVDGEIVGYSECAFEATGDDNWVNPRWFEKRGMRPLFVEELAVHPDYQGRGVGSFMLDQLQHLARTRGCTHLVLEVAENNESALAWYRARSFYKLDAAIFLAQKVPGEPDLLPPRRLKRRVKTAEGEEPTSPTTGPAPAATTSRGGAAKKGRAAAKKG, encoded by the coding sequence ATGACGAAAGTCGCGCCCCCGCAGTTGCTCGAGGTCCGGGTCCGCCGCATCCACCGCCGTGACCTCAACCGGACCTGGGAGTTCCTGAAGCTCGTCTTCCGCGACGTCAATCGCGAGACGGTCGAGTACCAGCGTCCCCGCTCCAAGCGCCGCTTCATGGAGGTCTACACCTCCGAGTGGATCGAACAGCTGCTCTACGAGGTGGACGGGGAAATCGTCGGCTACTCCGAGTGCGCCTTCGAGGCCACCGGCGACGACAACTGGGTGAACCCGCGCTGGTTCGAGAAGCGCGGAATGCGACCCCTCTTCGTGGAGGAGCTCGCGGTGCACCCGGATTACCAGGGCCGCGGCGTGGGCAGCTTCATGTTGGATCAACTCCAGCACCTGGCGCGTACGCGAGGCTGCACGCACCTGGTGCTGGAGGTGGCGGAGAACAACGAGTCCGCGCTCGCGTGGTACCGGGCCCGCTCGTTCTACAAGCTGGATGCCGCCATCTTCCTCGCGCAGAAGGTGCCAGGGGAGCCGGACCTCTTGCCTCCTCGCCGACTCAAGCGGCGCGTGAAGACGGCGGAGGGCGAGGAGCCGACCTCTCCCACGACCGGTCCCGCGCCCGCCGCCACGACGTCGCGCGGTGGGGCCGCGAAGAAGGGCCGCGCCGCCGCGAAGAAGGGCTGA
- a CDS encoding vWA domain-containing protein, with translation MGHEKPVEPFSDLHVEEGKVRAVLLHDPTVEGLDVAIYMDASGSMEGEYKYERPKRSFLEWLQGAPLKDPANQVEPQVRWMLEYLATKDRNGLLRVAYWAAGSSGKDVEVVGELKGVDVQQYKFPGAKKPGGHTFMTPALKDYVRYLREQVQHGARRGCAVIVTDGKLHDAEDVERFSAQVAKDIVAGRLPRMNFVLVGVGDGVDEEQLEKIAHLEYPGVGHLWCHRIAEEIGQVAELVAVLVDENMTVAAGGTVYDDKGQVLKTYEGRLPAVLEFEVPEGAESFTLEVNGQRFTQPLPDEDHHEDEDDH, from the coding sequence ATGGGTCACGAGAAGCCGGTCGAGCCGTTTTCGGATCTCCACGTCGAAGAGGGGAAGGTCCGCGCGGTGTTGCTGCATGACCCGACGGTGGAGGGTCTGGACGTCGCCATCTACATGGACGCGTCCGGCAGCATGGAGGGCGAATACAAGTATGAGCGGCCCAAGCGCTCCTTCCTGGAGTGGCTGCAGGGCGCGCCGCTGAAGGACCCGGCCAACCAGGTGGAGCCGCAGGTGCGGTGGATGCTGGAGTACCTGGCCACGAAGGACCGCAACGGCCTGCTCCGCGTGGCCTATTGGGCGGCGGGGTCGTCGGGCAAGGACGTGGAGGTGGTGGGCGAGCTCAAGGGCGTGGACGTCCAGCAGTACAAGTTCCCGGGCGCGAAGAAGCCGGGTGGGCACACCTTCATGACGCCGGCGTTGAAGGACTATGTGCGCTACCTGCGCGAGCAGGTGCAGCACGGGGCGCGGCGAGGCTGCGCGGTCATCGTCACGGACGGCAAGCTGCATGACGCCGAGGACGTGGAGCGCTTCTCCGCGCAGGTGGCGAAGGACATCGTCGCCGGGCGGCTGCCTCGGATGAACTTCGTGCTGGTGGGCGTGGGGGACGGCGTGGACGAGGAGCAGCTCGAGAAGATTGCCCATCTGGAGTACCCGGGCGTGGGGCACCTGTGGTGCCACCGCATCGCCGAGGAGATTGGCCAGGTCGCGGAGCTGGTCGCGGTGCTGGTGGACGAGAACATGACGGTGGCGGCGGGCGGCACGGTGTACGACGACAAGGGCCAGGTGCTGAAGACGTACGAGGGCCGGCTGCCAGCGGTGCTGGAGTTCGAGGTGCCGGAGGGCGCCGAGAGCTTCACGCTGGAGGTGAACGGCCAGCGCTTCACGCAGCCCTTGCCGGACGAGGACCACCACGAGGACGAGGACGACCACTAA
- a CDS encoding nucleoside deaminase codes for MRPDEIRFLQQSIEAARRASSRGDQPFGAVLVDSQGQVLLEGENTVMSQRDCTGHAESNLMRDATKRFTPEVLAGCTMYASTEPCAMCAGAIFWGGVRRVVFSLSSAAFAQLVGTARGGLAMSCREVFERGSSPTQVEGPIHLPEARDVHTAFWR; via the coding sequence ATGCGTCCGGACGAGATTCGATTCCTACAGCAGTCCATCGAAGCCGCGCGTCGCGCGAGCAGCCGGGGTGACCAGCCGTTCGGCGCGGTGCTGGTGGATTCGCAGGGACAGGTGTTGCTCGAGGGTGAGAACACCGTGATGAGTCAGCGCGACTGCACGGGCCACGCGGAGTCGAACCTCATGCGGGACGCGACGAAGCGCTTCACGCCGGAGGTGCTCGCGGGCTGCACGATGTACGCGAGCACGGAGCCGTGCGCGATGTGCGCGGGCGCCATCTTCTGGGGCGGCGTGCGGCGGGTGGTGTTCTCGCTGTCGTCGGCGGCGTTCGCGCAGTTGGTGGGCACGGCGCGGGGCGGGCTGGCCATGTCGTGCCGCGAGGTGTTCGAGCGCGGCAGCAGCCCCACGCAGGTAGAGGGGCCCATCCACCTGCCGGAGGCTCGCGACGTGCACACGGCCTTCTGGCGCTGA